The following are encoded together in the Eleftheria terrae genome:
- a CDS encoding PEP-CTERM sorting domain-containing protein, whose translation MVDRWFKKVAHVSCLALLLAAASASAAPRYRLVNIDNSQAQFSSANGVSPDGKVAGYIEQTPQDRDRGGQAFVRDAGSLRTLGRMDGLSAAARINSDGHVVGVTAASHLADTRPFWYDGAQLRDFGGAWGVASDINEKSQIVGGLSPEEGGHRTAFLHDENGTTLLGTLAGAPGIEGVQSIATSINEAGQIAGSSSIAAGGPTHAFRYENGSMHDLGTLGLDSTANGINAGGQVVGSSFVSTYVEHAFLHDGSSMHDLGTLGGANSAAHAINASGLVVGTSAVLDPPNWLTGYHAFLFENGEMLDLNALVDGSAQGWTLVAAHDINDRGEIVGRGYFNNGYHGFLLQPVPEPGTVALMGVGLLAIAVASRRGVRRSTSGGPALAS comes from the coding sequence ATGGTCGATCGCTGGTTCAAGAAGGTCGCTCACGTTTCCTGCCTCGCGTTGCTGCTGGCGGCCGCTTCCGCTTCGGCGGCACCGCGCTACCGGCTGGTGAACATCGACAACTCGCAGGCGCAGTTCAGTTCGGCGAACGGCGTCAGCCCGGATGGCAAGGTGGCCGGCTACATCGAGCAAACGCCGCAGGACAGGGACAGGGGCGGCCAGGCCTTCGTTCGCGACGCTGGCTCGCTTCGCACCCTCGGGCGGATGGACGGGTTGAGTGCGGCGGCCCGCATCAACAGCGACGGCCATGTGGTCGGCGTCACAGCGGCGTCGCATCTCGCCGATACCCGTCCGTTCTGGTATGACGGAGCCCAGCTGCGCGACTTCGGGGGCGCATGGGGAGTCGCCAGCGACATCAACGAGAAATCGCAGATCGTGGGCGGCCTGAGCCCGGAGGAGGGCGGACATCGAACCGCCTTTCTCCATGACGAAAACGGCACCACCCTGCTTGGAACGCTGGCCGGTGCGCCCGGCATCGAGGGGGTGCAGAGCATCGCCACATCCATCAACGAAGCAGGCCAGATCGCCGGCTCCTCGTCCATTGCCGCCGGCGGGCCCACCCACGCCTTCAGGTATGAGAACGGATCGATGCACGACCTCGGCACCCTGGGGCTGGACAGCACAGCCAACGGAATCAATGCAGGTGGACAGGTCGTCGGCAGTTCCTTCGTCTCAACCTATGTCGAGCATGCCTTCCTGCACGACGGCTCCTCGATGCACGACCTGGGGACGCTGGGAGGCGCGAATTCGGCGGCGCACGCAATCAACGCCAGCGGCCTGGTGGTTGGCACGTCGGCGGTGCTGGATCCTCCCAACTGGCTCACGGGCTACCACGCCTTCCTGTTCGAGAACGGTGAAATGCTGGACCTGAACGCGCTGGTGGACGGTTCGGCGCAGGGCTGGACCCTGGTGGCCGCGCACGACATCAATGACCGTGGCGAGATCGTCGGTCGGGGCTATTTCAACAACGGGTACCACGGCTTCTTGCTGCAGCCCGTCCCCGAGCCTGGCACCGTGGCGCTGATGGGCGTGGGCTTGCTGGCCATCGCCGTCGCCTCGCGTCGGGGCGTCCGCCGGTCCACCTCCGGCGGGCCGGCCCTTGCTTCCTGA
- a CDS encoding di-heme oxidoredictase family protein, whose translation MESWFGSRRAPVLAAQFGLCAVVLAGCGGGSDGPPSRGTASAQAAAPAVAAGRYSLRHAAMGQCLGVPPGSMSDGTKLRAAACSTDSGQRFDLSEVQAGVYKLLLASSSKALDVENASSSDGAPLQQWTDNGTNAQRFKLQALRDGVFALVNLGSGKCVEVAGTQVRQQPCSGSDAQQFQLWSADGGQAPAAGYVPLFPAGTEVIEQIQYTEPDGTLVTLMGARATERHARERGEPWDAPDAGPGRYLTFPAFYFQNRTFGLEIRDGVPAGRQRVEFRLRVNDGTFDGTTFSLFRNVLDPGVRDFGWSLNYGFNNPKEGNRPICHAGQASEDCMMVVDSNWRTDPHSSLKVGDKIELAPAPRLRYDAQGRAVIDGGGSRYYSSEPLYVVGVGLRPWYGVAPNLDSEPLPEAALLGGQTSVSYNYSDEPMRMFQQMANNIGIGNTKRFVEGRRLFHTSFADGRHSEHPDVNPVFSAHIGQLGPRFNQSSCIACHSGNGRTRAPALGTPLEATVLTGAAGADGERRPDPVYGFNIQQRAGSPGAPDHSVTVQRFETSVRTLPDGEKVELQKPVYAFKGPVPAQYSVRQAPQVIGMGLLEALSEDSIVALADPDDRNQDGVRGVPNFVLDPETGQTRLGRFGWKAAKASVRHQAAEALVNDMGVVSPVYPSRRCQQGAPDCRSRPEGSGVSESELQRLSQYLQLIGVPAQRSLRSGYPAGIRVSPEHDVNPQRIARGATAFAQARCTACHVAQLKTGNTHPFAELRNQVIRPYADLLLHDMGPGLADTLAEGRAQPSMWRTAPLWGLGLLPYVQGGGQQVRYLHDGRARSLMEAILWHAGEADASRRSFESLSKEDRDAVIAFLQSL comes from the coding sequence ATGGAGTCCTGGTTTGGAAGCCGGCGAGCGCCTGTGCTCGCCGCACAGTTCGGCCTGTGCGCCGTTGTGTTGGCCGGTTGCGGAGGCGGCAGCGACGGGCCGCCGTCACGCGGCACCGCCAGTGCGCAGGCGGCGGCCCCAGCGGTCGCCGCAGGCCGCTACAGCCTGCGGCATGCCGCCATGGGTCAGTGCCTTGGCGTGCCGCCCGGCAGCATGAGTGACGGCACCAAGCTGCGCGCCGCTGCCTGCAGCACCGACAGCGGGCAGCGCTTCGACCTCAGCGAAGTTCAGGCCGGCGTGTACAAGCTCCTGCTCGCCAGCAGCTCGAAGGCGCTGGATGTGGAAAACGCCTCGTCCAGCGACGGTGCACCTCTTCAACAATGGACCGACAACGGCACCAACGCGCAGCGCTTCAAGCTGCAGGCGCTGCGCGACGGTGTGTTTGCCCTCGTCAACCTGGGCAGCGGCAAGTGCGTCGAGGTGGCCGGCACGCAGGTGCGCCAGCAGCCCTGCAGCGGTAGTGACGCTCAGCAGTTCCAGCTGTGGTCGGCCGACGGCGGGCAGGCACCGGCGGCCGGCTACGTGCCGCTGTTTCCGGCCGGCACCGAGGTGATCGAGCAGATCCAGTACACCGAGCCCGACGGCACCCTGGTGACGCTGATGGGCGCGCGCGCCACCGAACGCCATGCACGCGAGCGCGGCGAGCCGTGGGACGCGCCGGACGCCGGGCCGGGCCGCTACCTCACCTTCCCGGCCTTCTATTTCCAGAACCGCACCTTCGGCCTGGAGATCCGGGACGGCGTGCCGGCAGGCCGGCAGCGGGTGGAGTTCCGCCTGCGCGTCAATGACGGCACCTTCGACGGCACCACGTTCAGCCTGTTCCGCAATGTGCTGGACCCCGGCGTGCGCGATTTCGGCTGGTCGCTGAACTACGGCTTCAACAACCCGAAGGAAGGCAACCGGCCCATCTGCCATGCCGGCCAAGCGTCGGAAGACTGCATGATGGTGGTGGATTCGAACTGGCGCACCGACCCGCACAGCAGCTTGAAGGTCGGCGACAAGATCGAACTGGCGCCGGCACCTCGCCTGCGCTATGACGCACAGGGCCGTGCGGTGATCGACGGTGGAGGCTCCCGCTACTACTCGTCGGAGCCGCTGTACGTGGTGGGGGTCGGGCTGCGGCCCTGGTACGGCGTCGCGCCGAACCTCGACTCCGAGCCGCTGCCCGAGGCGGCCCTGCTCGGCGGGCAGACCAGCGTGTCGTACAACTACTCGGACGAGCCGATGCGCATGTTCCAGCAGATGGCGAACAACATCGGCATCGGCAACACCAAGCGCTTCGTGGAAGGCCGCCGGCTGTTCCACACCTCGTTCGCCGATGGGCGGCATTCCGAGCACCCGGATGTCAACCCGGTGTTCAGTGCCCACATCGGGCAGCTCGGCCCCCGCTTCAACCAGAGCAGCTGCATCGCCTGCCACAGCGGCAACGGCCGCACGCGGGCACCGGCGCTGGGCACGCCCCTGGAAGCCACGGTCCTGACCGGTGCAGCCGGGGCTGATGGCGAGCGCCGGCCCGACCCGGTCTACGGCTTCAACATCCAGCAGCGGGCCGGCAGCCCGGGTGCGCCGGACCACAGCGTCACGGTGCAGCGCTTCGAAACCAGCGTGCGCACCCTGCCCGACGGTGAGAAGGTGGAGCTGCAGAAGCCGGTCTATGCCTTCAAGGGGCCGGTCCCGGCGCAGTACTCGGTGCGGCAGGCGCCCCAGGTCATCGGCATGGGCCTGCTCGAAGCGCTGAGCGAGGACAGCATCGTGGCGCTTGCCGACCCGGACGACCGCAACCAGGACGGCGTGCGCGGTGTGCCCAACTTCGTGCTCGACCCCGAAACCGGCCAGACCCGGCTGGGCCGCTTCGGCTGGAAGGCCGCCAAGGCAAGCGTGCGCCACCAGGCCGCCGAGGCGCTGGTGAACGACATGGGCGTGGTCTCGCCGGTGTACCCGTCGCGGCGCTGCCAGCAGGGCGCGCCCGACTGCCGCAGCCGGCCGGAAGGCAGCGGCGTGTCCGAGTCCGAGCTGCAGCGGCTGTCGCAGTACCTGCAACTGATTGGCGTGCCGGCGCAACGCAGCCTGCGCAGCGGCTATCCCGCCGGCATCCGGGTGTCGCCGGAGCATGACGTCAACCCGCAGCGCATCGCGCGTGGGGCCACCGCCTTCGCGCAGGCGCGCTGCACGGCCTGCCACGTGGCGCAGCTCAAGACCGGCAACACCCATCCGTTCGCCGAGCTGCGCAACCAGGTCATCCGGCCCTACGCCGACCTGCTGCTGCACGACATGGGTCCCGGCCTGGCCGACACGCTGGCCGAAGGCCGCGCCCAGCCCTCCATGTGGCGCACCGCGCCGCTGTGGGGCCTGGGCCTGCTGCCCTATGTGCAGGGCGGTGGGCAGCAGGTGCGCTACCTGCACGACGGGCGGGCCCGCAGCTTGATGGAAGCCATCCTGTGGCACGCTGGCGAAGCGGATGCCAGCCGCCGCAGCTTCGAGTCGCTGTCAAAGGAGGACCGGGATGCGGTGATCGCCTTCTTGCAATCGCTGTAG
- the mutL gene encoding DNA mismatch repair endonuclease MutL: protein MSAVPASPARRPIRELPDELISQIAAGEVVERPASVVRELIDNALDAGATEITLKLLAGGVRSIVVEDNGAGIPADELPLALRRHATSKITSLPDLESVSTMGFRGEALAAIASVAEVALLSRTADAPHAFRLDARSGELSPAARAVGTSVEVRELFFSTPARRKFLKTDATEMAHCLEAVRRHALARPDVAFAVWHEGRLVEQWRKGSAEQRVKDVLGEDFLAQSRPVDARIGPLHVRGRAGVPDAARARADQQYCYVNGRYVRDKLLAHGARSAYEDVLHGSRQPTYVLFVDIAPERVDVNVHPTKIEVRFRDSREVHQAVRHAVDDALALSRAGEAAAGTAAPALGWPATSAQAGLAGMADTGTGPAGAGAGARFGGLRPGWNPPPQVQGRLALRDAAILYAQEAAPAWRPAAPAGAVPAGAADTAAAAAATPSAGDAEAWPLGRAVAQIGGIYILAENAQGLVIVDMHAAHERIVYEQLKSHLAAQRIESQPLLIPATFAATPQEVATAEAQREALATLGLEVTPLGPATLAVRSRPAALPSADVVELARSVLAELAQYDASDVIQRAQHELLATMACHGAVRANRRLTLDEMNALLRDMERTERADQCNHGRPTWRQLSLRELDGLFMRGR, encoded by the coding sequence ATGAGTGCCGTCCCCGCTTCCCCTGCCCGCCGCCCCATCCGTGAACTGCCCGACGAGCTGATCAGCCAGATCGCGGCCGGTGAAGTGGTGGAGCGCCCCGCTTCGGTGGTGCGTGAGCTGATCGACAACGCGCTGGACGCCGGGGCCACCGAAATCACCCTGAAGCTGCTGGCCGGCGGCGTGCGCTCCATCGTGGTGGAAGACAACGGTGCCGGCATTCCGGCCGACGAACTGCCGCTGGCCCTGCGGCGCCATGCCACGAGCAAGATCACCTCGCTGCCGGACCTGGAATCGGTCTCGACCATGGGCTTCCGTGGCGAGGCGCTCGCCGCCATTGCCTCGGTGGCCGAAGTGGCGCTGCTCAGCCGCACTGCCGATGCCCCGCATGCCTTCCGGCTCGACGCCCGCTCGGGCGAGCTGTCGCCGGCGGCACGCGCAGTGGGCACCAGCGTCGAGGTGCGGGAGCTGTTCTTCAGCACGCCGGCCCGCCGCAAGTTCCTGAAGACCGATGCCACCGAGATGGCGCACTGCCTGGAGGCGGTGCGCCGGCATGCACTGGCCCGCCCGGACGTGGCCTTCGCCGTCTGGCACGAAGGCCGGCTGGTCGAGCAATGGCGCAAGGGCAGCGCCGAGCAGCGCGTGAAAGACGTGCTGGGCGAGGACTTCCTGGCGCAAAGCCGGCCGGTGGACGCCCGCATCGGCCCGCTGCATGTCCGCGGCCGGGCCGGTGTGCCGGACGCCGCCCGCGCCCGAGCCGACCAGCAGTACTGCTATGTGAACGGCCGCTATGTGCGCGACAAGCTGCTGGCCCACGGCGCCCGCTCGGCATACGAAGACGTGCTGCACGGCTCGCGCCAGCCGACCTATGTGCTGTTCGTCGACATCGCGCCCGAACGGGTGGACGTCAACGTGCACCCCACCAAGATCGAGGTGCGCTTCCGCGATTCGCGCGAGGTGCACCAGGCCGTGCGCCATGCGGTGGATGACGCGCTGGCCCTGTCGCGCGCCGGCGAGGCCGCGGCCGGCACGGCCGCACCGGCGCTCGGCTGGCCGGCCACCAGCGCACAAGCCGGCCTGGCCGGCATGGCGGACACCGGCACCGGCCCGGCCGGCGCGGGCGCCGGCGCCCGCTTCGGCGGGCTGCGACCCGGCTGGAACCCGCCGCCACAGGTGCAGGGACGCCTGGCACTGCGTGACGCGGCCATCCTGTATGCGCAGGAAGCCGCCCCCGCCTGGCGTCCGGCCGCACCGGCCGGTGCAGTGCCGGCCGGCGCCGCCGACACCGCGGCGGCAGCTGCGGCCACCCCGTCCGCGGGCGATGCCGAAGCCTGGCCGCTGGGCCGTGCCGTGGCGCAGATTGGCGGCATCTACATCCTGGCCGAGAATGCGCAGGGCCTGGTCATCGTCGACATGCACGCGGCCCACGAGCGCATCGTCTACGAGCAGCTCAAGAGCCACCTTGCCGCACAACGCATCGAGTCGCAACCGCTGCTGATCCCCGCCACCTTCGCCGCCACGCCGCAGGAGGTGGCCACCGCCGAAGCCCAGCGTGAGGCACTCGCGACCCTGGGCCTGGAAGTCACGCCGCTCGGGCCGGCCACGCTGGCGGTGCGCTCGCGCCCGGCGGCCCTGCCCTCGGCCGACGTGGTGGAGCTGGCTCGCAGCGTGCTGGCCGAGCTGGCGCAGTACGACGCCAGCGACGTGATCCAGCGCGCCCAGCACGAGCTGCTGGCCACCATGGCCTGCCATGGCGCGGTGCGCGCCAACCGCCGCCTGACGCTGGACGAGATGAACGCGCTGCTGCGCGACATGGAGCGCACCGAGCGGGCCGACCAGTGCAACCACGGCCGGCCCACCTGGCGGCAACTCTCGCTGCGCGAGTTGGACGGCCTCTTCATGCGCGGCCGCTGA
- a CDS encoding alpha/beta hydrolase, protein MTLTAAFRRRLAPALLMLLVLTAGCSVLDTQQRRWIFQPQAMPAAPAEAGVEEVWLDFTSAVSGEPVRLHALWLPQAKADAPVLLYLHGARWGVTGRASGERMHRMHAMGFSVLALDYRGFGRSTAVLPSEALAHEDARAAWRWLQARRPDAPRYLFGHSLGGAIAVHLATELPDLQGLMVEGTFTSVADVFGTLRWGWLPVRWLITQRFDSAARIAAIKAPVLVVHGSDDTVIKPELGRALYERITARKRFVLVDGGTHSNTHALAEPQYLAALQDLFGLKP, encoded by the coding sequence ATGACGCTCACCGCTGCCTTTCGCCGCCGCCTGGCCCCCGCCCTGCTGATGCTGCTTGTGCTGACGGCCGGCTGCAGCGTGCTGGACACCCAGCAGCGCCGCTGGATCTTCCAGCCCCAGGCGATGCCGGCGGCGCCGGCCGAAGCGGGCGTGGAGGAGGTGTGGCTGGACTTCACCTCGGCGGTGTCGGGCGAACCGGTGCGGCTGCATGCGCTGTGGCTGCCGCAGGCAAAGGCCGACGCGCCAGTGCTGCTCTACCTGCATGGCGCCCGCTGGGGCGTGACTGGACGCGCCAGCGGCGAGCGCATGCACCGCATGCACGCGATGGGTTTCAGCGTGCTGGCCCTGGATTACCGCGGCTTCGGCCGCAGCACCGCCGTCCTCCCCTCGGAAGCCCTGGCGCATGAAGACGCCCGCGCCGCCTGGCGCTGGCTGCAGGCCCGGCGCCCGGACGCGCCGCGCTACCTGTTCGGCCATTCGCTGGGGGGCGCCATCGCGGTGCACCTGGCCACCGAACTGCCCGACCTGCAAGGCCTGATGGTGGAAGGCACCTTCACCTCGGTGGCCGATGTGTTCGGCACCCTGCGCTGGGGCTGGCTGCCGGTGCGCTGGCTGATCACCCAGCGCTTCGACTCGGCCGCCCGCATCGCCGCCATCAAGGCACCGGTGCTGGTGGTGCATGGCAGCGACGACACGGTCATCAAGCCCGAGCTGGGGCGTGCCCTCTATGAGCGCATCACCGCACGCAAGCGCTTCGTGCTGGTCGACGGTGGCACGCACAGCAATACGCACGCGCTGGCCGAGCCGCAGTACCTGGCCGCGCTGCAGGACTTGTTCGGCTTGAAGCCGTGA
- a CDS encoding pseudouridine synthase — protein sequence MSQRPKISLPPAAKDKAHPRRDRPPVRGAGSAPRKRAVAGAVPPERDTPGGSTPAEPRDPAARPRPAQAQAAARSASPPAAPQRGAARGAGAPYPASPQRPAAQHGKATHGAPAAPQRAAARGAALPPAVLPQQPGAKRSDTARHTPAAPGAGPAPARLAAPVVKSDDTRPRLSKRMSELGLASRREADEWIAAGFVSVDGQQVTELGVRVSPEARISVDPAARLQQAQRVTVLLNKPIGYVSGQAEDGYEPAVVLVTPQNHWAGDKSGTRYQGQHLRGLAPAGRLDIDSTGLLVLTQDGRIARHLIGEDSTVEKEYLVRVQYGRPGRLPDVVPAEDLQLLRHGLSLDGKQLQPAKVSWQNEDQLRFVLREGRKRQIRRMCEAVGLKVVGLRRIRIGSVVLGDLPVGQWRYLRDDERF from the coding sequence ATGAGCCAGCGCCCCAAGATCTCCCTGCCCCCTGCCGCCAAGGACAAGGCCCACCCGCGTCGCGACCGGCCCCCGGTGCGCGGCGCCGGCTCGGCCCCGCGCAAGCGGGCCGTCGCTGGCGCGGTGCCGCCCGAGCGCGACACCCCTGGCGGCAGCACGCCGGCCGAGCCGCGCGACCCGGCGGCCCGTCCCCGCCCCGCCCAGGCCCAGGCCGCGGCCCGCTCTGCCTCGCCACCCGCTGCCCCGCAGCGCGGCGCTGCCCGAGGCGCCGGCGCGCCCTACCCGGCATCGCCGCAGCGCCCCGCGGCGCAGCACGGCAAGGCGACACACGGTGCACCGGCCGCGCCGCAACGCGCCGCTGCCCGCGGCGCCGCCTTGCCCCCGGCCGTGCTGCCACAGCAGCCGGGCGCCAAACGCAGCGACACCGCACGCCATACACCGGCTGCCCCCGGCGCCGGCCCGGCGCCGGCCCGCCTTGCAGCGCCTGTGGTGAAGTCGGACGACACGCGGCCGCGCCTGTCCAAGCGAATGAGCGAGCTGGGCCTGGCCTCGCGGCGCGAGGCGGATGAATGGATCGCCGCCGGCTTTGTCTCGGTGGATGGCCAGCAGGTCACCGAACTGGGCGTGCGCGTGTCGCCCGAGGCGCGCATCAGCGTGGACCCGGCCGCCCGCTTGCAACAGGCCCAACGGGTCACGGTGCTGCTGAACAAGCCGATCGGCTATGTCAGCGGACAGGCCGAGGACGGCTACGAGCCCGCGGTGGTGCTGGTGACGCCACAGAACCACTGGGCCGGCGACAAGTCGGGCACCCGCTACCAGGGCCAGCACTTGCGCGGGCTGGCGCCGGCCGGGCGCTTGGACATCGATTCCACCGGACTGCTGGTGCTGACACAGGACGGCCGCATCGCCCGGCACCTGATCGGCGAGGACTCGACCGTCGAAAAGGAATACCTGGTGCGTGTGCAGTACGGCCGGCCCGGCCGGCTGCCCGACGTTGTCCCGGCCGAAGACCTGCAACTGCTTCGCCACGGGCTGAGCCTGGACGGCAAGCAGCTGCAGCCCGCCAAGGTGTCGTGGCAGAACGAAGACCAGCTGCGTTTTGTGCTGCGCGAGGGCCGCAAGCGCCAGATCCGCCGCATGTGCGAGGCGGTTGGGCTGAAGGTGGTGGGCCTGCGGCGCATCCGCATCGGCAGCGTGGTGCTGGGCGACCTGCCGGTCGGCCAGTGGCGCTACCTGCGCGACGACGAGCGCTTCTGA